A genome region from Cucurbita pepo subsp. pepo cultivar mu-cu-16 chromosome LG02, ASM280686v2, whole genome shotgun sequence includes the following:
- the LOC111789069 gene encoding uncharacterized protein LOC111789069, which produces MTAHQHKVVSSHETTVVKVKEGGKTNSEEEEEEKDGNRRWKRRTEERETSRTESGEEERIHRNQAKKKGSIGIRRRRKDPSESGEEERIHRNQVDSNQIRYPQVQRPKHPQQPSPEARLTLQPEPRTTRVRCANSRT; this is translated from the exons ATGACTGCCCATCAACACAAG GTCGTTTCAAGTCACGAAACCACGGTGGTAAAGGTAAAGGAAGGAGGGAAGACAAACagcgaggaagaagaagaagaaaaggacggAAATCGGCGTTGGAAACGACGAacggaggagagagaaacatcGCGCACGGAATCAGgcgaagaagaaaggatccaTCGGAATCAGgcgaagaagaaaggatccaTCGGAATCAGgcgaagaagaaaggatccaTCGGAATCAGgcgaagaagaaaggatccaTCGGAATCAGGTAGACTCGAACCAAATACGCTACCCCCAAGTCCAGCGGCCCAAACACCCTCAGCAGCCTAGTCCCGAGGCCCGACTCACTCTGCAACCCGAGCCGCGTACGACCCGGGTCCGCTGTGCAAACTCAAGAACCTGA
- the LOC111788646 gene encoding LOW QUALITY PROTEIN: ribosome biogenesis protein BMS1 homolog (The sequence of the model RefSeq protein was modified relative to this genomic sequence to represent the inferred CDS: deleted 1 base in 1 codon; substituted 1 base at 1 genomic stop codon): MIDAAKFADLTLLLIDGSYGFEMETFEFLNILHNHGLPKVMGVLTHLDKFKDAKKLRKTKQHLKHRFWTEIRTGAKLFYLSGLIHGKYTKREVHNLARFISVMKFQPLSWRTNHPYVLSDRFEDVTPPERVHMNNKCDRNITLYGYLRGCNLKKETKVHISGVGDFNLANVTSLADPCPLPSAAKKKGLRDKEKLFYAPMSGLGDLLYDKDAVYININDHFVQYSQVDDDKEVPSTKGKVQDVGEVLVKSLQNTKYSVDEKLEKSFISLFGRKPDNLNGIHSIEPAEQRQPGLVELDRPGVIHDTDDSESSDQDDLTPKKAKFESEGTDEEEHNDLLNQKSPVEDHMKEHIEFHEGRLRRKAVFGNDVDSDDLMDSDEEEDDNDSDVDGQKMLSEDDENENEDEDEDEDEDDNDEENGIFLXIKGEGNKNESKAVDGANASSEDYSKFTNFFNDNNVESIRDRFVTGDWSKAALRNKSSQDEVEEDDVYADFEDLETGEKYESADKTTGAMVQKAEYSTIEERRLKKLALRAQFDAEYAGSKAPEDGSDIEGEGKLNHSEANEGDDYHDKMKEEIEIRKQRNKAELDNIDEAFRLGIEGFQSGTYVRLEVHGVPCEMVEHFDPCQPILVGGIGPGEDDVGYMQVRLKRHRWHKKVLKTRDPLIFSVGWRRFQSTPVYAIEDSNGRHRMLKYTPEHMHCLAIFWGPLAPPNTGLIAVQTLSSNQASFRICATATVLQSNHEERVVKKIKLVGYPCKIFKKTALIKDMFTSDLEIARFEGASVRTVSGIRGQVKKAAKEEIGNQPKKRGGVPKEGIARCTFEDKIRMSDVVFLRAWTKVEIPQFYNPLTTALQPRGRIWQGMKTVAELRKEHNLPIPVNKDSVYKPIERQKRKFNPLVIPKSLQAALPFKSKPKDKPSQQRPLLEKRRAVVMEPRERKVHALVQQLQLMRHEKMKKRKIKEEKKRKELEAENAKNEQLSKKRQREERRERYRKEDKMRKKIRSG; this comes from the exons ATGATTGACGCAGCGAAGTTTGCTGATTTGACTTTGCTTCTAATTGATGGTAGTTACGGTTTTGAGATG GAGACTTTTGAGTTCCTCAACATTTTGCATAATCACGGACTTCCAAAAGTTATGGGAGTTCTCACTCACCTTGATAAGTTTAAGGATGCAAAAAAGTTGAGGAAAACAAAGCAGCATCTTAAACATCGCTTTTGGACTGAGATACGCACAGGagcaaaattattttatctgtCTGGGCTTATTCATGGAAA GTACACTAAACGTGAAGTACACAATCTTGCTCGGTTTATCTCTGTGATGAAGTTTCAGCCACTGTCTTGGCGTACCAACCATCCATATGTTTTATCTGATCGATTTGAAGATGTCACTCCACCTGAACGAGTTCATATGAATAATAAATGTGATAGAAATATCACACTATATGGTTATCTTCGAGGTTGTAATTTGAAGAAGGAAACTAAG GTTCACATCTCTGGCGTGGGTGATTTTAATTTGGCTAATGTAACCAGTTTGGCTGATCCTTGTCCTTTGCCATCTGCTGCCAAGAAGAAAGGACTACGTGATAAggaaaaattgttttatgctCCTATGTCTGGGCTTGGGGATCTTTTGTACGATAAGGATGctgtttatataaatattaatgacCATTTCGTTCAGTATTCCCAAGTTGATGATGATAAAGAAGTTCCTTCAACCAAAG GTAAAGTTCAAGATGTGGGTGAAGTTCTGGTGAAGTCTCTCCAGAACACAAAATATTCAGTTGACGAAAAGTTAGAGAAGAGCTTCATTTCCCTATTTGGCAGAAAACCTGACAACTTAAATGGGATCCATAGTATTGAGCCGGCAGAGCAACGTCAACCTGGGTTGGTGGAACTTGATAGACCTGGTGTAATACATGATACCGATGATTCGGAGTCGTCCGATCAAGATGACCTTACCCCGAAAAAGGCTAAATTTGAAAGTGAGGGCACTGATGAAGAAGAGCATAATGATTTGTTAAATCAGAAATCCCCTGTTGAAGACCATATGAAGGAACATATTGAATTTCATGAAGGGAGGCTTAGGAGAAAAGCTGTTTTTGGAAATGATGTTGACTCTGATGATCTCATG GAttcagatgaagaagaagatgacaatgaCAGTGATGTTGACGGTCAAAAAATGTTGTcagaagatgatgaaaatgaaaatgaagatgaagatgaggatGAGGATGAGGATGATAATGACGAGGAAAATGGTATTTTC TTGTAAATCAAAGGCGAGGGAAATAAG AATGAAAGTAAAGCAGTGGATGGTGCAAATGCCAGTTCTGAGGATTATTCTAAATTTACAAACTTTTTCAATGATAATAATGTGGAGAGCATTCGTGACCGCTTTGTCACTGGTGATTGGTCAAAAGCTGCTCTCAGAAATAAATCTTCTCAGGAcgaagttgaagaagatgatgtgTATGCTGATTTTGAAGATCTAGAAACTGGTGAGAAGTATGAGAGTGCTGATAAAACTACCGGTGCCATGGTCCAAAAGGCAGAGTACTCAACAATTGAGGAGCGCAGGCTGAAAAAGCTTGCCCTTCGGGCACAGTTCGATGCTGA ATATGCTGGATCTAAGGCACCGGAGGATGGAAGTGATATAGAAGGTGAGGGAAAGTTAAACCACAGTGAAGCTAATGAAGGTGATGATTATCATGACAAG ATGAAGGAGGAAATTGAAATTAGGAAACAAAGGAATAAAGCTGAACTTGATAATATTGATGAAGCCTTCCGGTTGGGGATTGAGGGCTTCCAATCAGGGACATACGTAAGATTGGAAGTTCATGGTGTTCCTTGTGAGATGGTGGAGCATTTTGATCCTTGCCAGCCAATTTTGGTTGGAGGAATTGGGCCGGGGGAGGATGACGTTGGATACATGCAG GTCAGATTAAAACGACATAGGTGGCATAAGAAGGTACTGAAGACTAGAgatccattaattttttcgGTTGGATGGAGACGTTTCCAAAGTACCCCTGTTTATGCAATTGAAGATTCAAATGGGAGGCACCGCATGCTTAAATATACACCTGAACATATGCACTGTCTAGCAATATTTTGGGGCCCTCTAGCCCCTCCTAACACAGGGCTTATTGCTGTTCAGACTTTATCGAGCAATCAG GCATCGTTCAGAATATGTGCAACAGCTACTGTGCTCCAATCCAATCATGAAGAGCGGGTGGTCAAGAAAATCAAGCTAGTTGGTTATCCATGCAAAATTTTTAAGAAGACAGCACTTATAAAAGATATGTTTACTTCAGATCTTGAAATAGCTCGTTTTGAAGGTGCATCTGTTCGAACTGTCAGTGGTATTCGAGGCCAGGTCAAAAAG GCTGCGAAAGAGGAGATTGGTAACCAGCCCAAGAAGAGAGGGGGAGTCCCCAAGGAAGGGATTGCTAGATGTACCTTCGAGGACAAGATTCGGATGAGTGATGTAGTTTTCTTGCGTGCATGGACTAAAGTTGAAATTCCTCAATTCTACAACCCGCTGACTACAGCATTGCAACCTCGTGGTCGAATATGGCAAGGGATGAAAACTGTGGCTGAACTCAGGAAAGAACATAATCTTCCCATTCCTGTGAACAAGGATTCAGTGTACAAGCCAATCGAAAGGCAGAAACGGAAGTTCAATCCATTGGTGATTCCCAAATCATTACAAGCAGCCTTGCcattcaaatcaaaaccaaaggATAAACCTAGTCAACAGAGGCCACTTCTTGAAAAGCGAAGAGCTGTCGTGATGGAGCCTCGTGAACGGAAAGTTCATGCTCTTGTTCAGCAGCTTCAACTTATGAGACATGAGAAA ATGAAGAAACGAAAgatcaaagaagagaagaaaagaaaagagcttGAAGCGGAGAATGCCAAAAACGAGCAGCTGTCTAAAAAGCGGCAAAGAGAAGAACGGCGAGAGAGGTatagaaaagaagataaaatgagaaagaaaattagaagtGGATGA